A stretch of Fimbriimonadaceae bacterium DNA encodes these proteins:
- the purE gene encoding 5-(carboxyamino)imidazole ribonucleotide mutase, which yields MSKPLVGIIMGSKSDLDTMRPASEVLAEFGVEYEMQVVSAHRTPMKMVEYASAARGRGLQVIVAGAGGAAHLPGMVASLTTLPVIGVPVPTRALSGQDSLYSIVQMPAGVPVATVGIGNGRNAGLLALRILGVTDKAIAGKLEQFCQSQQVLVAEMNRELDALKGK from the coding sequence ATGTCCAAACCGTTGGTCGGCATCATCATGGGCAGCAAGAGCGACTTGGACACGATGCGGCCCGCGAGCGAGGTCCTCGCGGAGTTCGGAGTCGAGTACGAGATGCAGGTGGTCAGCGCCCACCGCACACCGATGAAGATGGTCGAGTATGCGAGCGCGGCCCGAGGTCGGGGGCTCCAGGTGATCGTCGCGGGTGCAGGCGGCGCGGCCCACTTGCCCGGCATGGTCGCCTCGCTGACCACGCTCCCGGTGATCGGGGTGCCGGTCCCGACGCGCGCCCTTTCGGGGCAGGACTCGCTCTACTCGATCGTGCAGATGCCCGCCGGCGTGCCCGTCGCGACCGTGGGGATTGGAAACGGGCGCAACGCGGGCCTCCTCGCCTTGCGCATCCTCGGCGTGACGGACAAGGCCATTGCGGGCAAGCTAGAGCAGTTCTGCCAGAGCCAACAGGTGTTGGTCGCGGAGATGAACCGCGAGCTGGACGCGTTGAAGGGCAAGTAG
- a CDS encoding carbohydrate kinase family protein translates to MILVFGTICLDRVRLVPRLPEVGGYVEIETQQTMLGGEAANTAVHLRTWGRDVRLYGNPLGEGPFAEHLARLLAQQGFDADHLRPGGGATPETDVYVTPDGERTMFGLGFSTMQASVDPAHLPFERGAWFSADPNIDLPARAAAREAAKAGMRLYLMDFNHPDDPLPEGSWWQSSTDWVGRRSDDDANARWLEGWIARHHCFGVLTDGPRKLWCGGPGHPVRSYPTFTARTVVDSTGAGDAFRAGMLNGLEQGWDVPDCLRFASAAGSLACRSLGATSDIPSEAEVHALVASMPDVAAAFEGW, encoded by the coding sequence GTGATCCTCGTCTTTGGCACGATCTGTCTCGATCGCGTCCGGCTCGTCCCGCGATTGCCGGAGGTGGGAGGTTACGTGGAAATCGAGACCCAGCAGACGATGCTTGGAGGCGAGGCGGCGAACACCGCCGTGCACCTGCGAACCTGGGGGCGCGACGTTCGGCTCTACGGCAATCCGCTCGGCGAAGGCCCCTTCGCCGAACACCTGGCCCGACTCTTGGCGCAGCAGGGCTTCGACGCCGATCACCTCCGGCCCGGCGGCGGGGCCACCCCCGAGACCGACGTCTACGTCACGCCCGACGGCGAGCGCACGATGTTTGGCCTCGGCTTCTCGACGATGCAGGCCTCGGTCGATCCCGCCCATCTCCCGTTCGAGAGGGGGGCTTGGTTCTCGGCGGACCCGAACATCGATCTCCCAGCCCGCGCGGCCGCGCGCGAAGCGGCCAAAGCGGGCATGCGCCTTTACCTCATGGACTTCAACCACCCCGACGATCCCCTTCCCGAGGGCTCTTGGTGGCAAAGCAGCACCGATTGGGTGGGCCGCCGCTCGGACGACGACGCCAACGCACGGTGGCTGGAAGGCTGGATCGCCCGGCACCACTGCTTCGGGGTCCTGACCGATGGTCCCCGCAAGCTTTGGTGCGGCGGTCCCGGCCATCCGGTTCGGTCCTATCCCACCTTCACCGCGCGCACCGTGGTCGACTCCACGGGTGCAGGCGACGCGTTCCGCGCCGGGATGCTGAACGGCCTGGAGCAGGGTTGGGACGTGCCCGACTGCCTCCGCTTCGCGTCCGCCGCGGGATCGCTCGCCTGCCGTTCGCTGGGCGCCACGTCGGACATTCCGTCGGAAGCCGAAGTCCACGCGCTGGTGGCATCGATGCCCGATGTGGCTGCGGCGTTCGAGGGGTGGTAA
- a CDS encoding lysophospholipase gives MAWLIAILALYVAVLAGVAWFSARPFRTPIFLSPGAMGVAQEEISLKTRDGVTLRGWWVDVPNAPVVAVIAHGYMMNRSELVPQAVWLAQRGIACLLLDLRAHGRSGGKMCGFGYLERADVRAGIDAARGRCPGAKVILLGSSMGSAASTFAAAEAPELVDGLVLDSAYSTLLSGMFGWWRFLGGPVLAVVLAPTVLLALPMLRVRPRKVDVASALATLKQPVLLLHGDADDLALPSEARRNEAAAHQSELVWLGGCGHSEGRWIHPDTYFEALDRFLARVRQAPAGAIKPQATNQ, from the coding sequence ATGGCCTGGTTGATCGCAATCCTCGCACTTTATGTCGCCGTGCTCGCCGGCGTCGCCTGGTTCAGCGCCAGGCCCTTCCGCACGCCGATCTTCCTTTCACCCGGAGCCATGGGAGTCGCGCAGGAGGAGATTTCGCTCAAGACTCGCGACGGCGTGACCCTGCGCGGCTGGTGGGTGGACGTCCCCAACGCCCCGGTGGTGGCGGTGATCGCACACGGGTACATGATGAACCGCAGCGAACTCGTTCCCCAGGCCGTTTGGCTGGCCCAACGCGGAATCGCCTGCCTCTTGTTGGATTTGCGCGCCCACGGGCGCAGCGGCGGAAAAATGTGTGGCTTCGGGTACCTGGAACGCGCCGACGTGCGGGCGGGCATCGACGCGGCCCGCGGGCGATGCCCTGGAGCCAAGGTGATCCTCCTTGGCAGCAGCATGGGGTCCGCGGCATCGACGTTCGCCGCCGCGGAGGCCCCCGAGCTGGTGGACGGATTGGTGCTCGACAGCGCTTACTCGACGCTCCTGTCGGGGATGTTCGGCTGGTGGCGGTTCCTCGGCGGGCCGGTCCTCGCCGTCGTGCTGGCCCCGACCGTCCTCCTGGCCCTGCCGATGCTGCGCGTCCGTCCCCGCAAGGTGGACGTCGCGTCGGCGCTCGCAACCCTGAAACAACCCGTTTTGCTGCTTCACGGGGACGCGGACGACCTGGCTCTGCCCTCCGAAGCGCGCCGAAACGAGGCTGCCGCCCACCAAAGCGAGCTGGTGTGGCTGGGCGGCTGCGGCCACTCCGAGGGCCGTTGGATCCACCCCGACACCTATTTCGAGGCCCTCGATCGGTTCCTCGCGAGAGTTCGACAAGCTCCGGCCGGGGCCATCAAACCACAAGCCACAAACCAGTAA
- a CDS encoding acyl-CoA thioesterase, with the protein MHEPTLERIRVRYAETDQMGHAYYANYFAWFEQARGAWCRDRGFTYKSLEERGLKLPVVEAHARYRGEVRYDDTITIEVRLTEIKRAALRFDYVVRNEADGQVTTEGHTWHVLMGEARKAMSIPDDVRSMLLRNPNDFDRL; encoded by the coding sequence ATGCACGAACCCACCCTCGAACGCATCCGCGTGCGCTACGCGGAGACCGACCAAATGGGACACGCCTACTACGCGAACTACTTCGCCTGGTTCGAGCAGGCGCGCGGTGCGTGGTGCCGCGACCGGGGATTCACCTACAAGAGCCTTGAGGAGCGCGGATTGAAGCTGCCGGTCGTCGAGGCGCATGCCAGGTACCGGGGCGAGGTGCGCTACGACGATACGATCACCATCGAGGTCCGCCTCACCGAAATCAAGCGGGCGGCCTTGCGGTTCGATTACGTGGTCCGCAACGAGGCGGACGGCCAGGTCACGACCGAGGGACACACGTGGCACGTACTCATGGGCGAAGCGCGAAAGGCCATGTCCATTCCCGACGACGTTCGGTCCATGCTCCTTCGGAACCCAAACGATTTCGATCGACTTTGA
- a CDS encoding phosphoribosylaminoimidazolesuccinocarboxamide synthase, with amino-acid sequence MPELLSTFVPGLGEPRRGKVREVYDLGDSLLIVATDRISAFDVVMANGIPDKGRILNQMSAFWFDRLGDVCPHHVLSTDDGVIARRIGYDDPELHGRTTLAKKARPLTIECVARGYLAGSLFKEYRAHGGRIHGLDLPPGVLESGALPEPIFTPATKAQEGHDENISFDEAVDRVGRETAETVRDWTLELFRRASAHAANQGLILADTKFEFGETDDGLLWIDEALTPDSSRFWDVSLYKPGGPQPSYDKQFVRDYLETLTWDKRPPGPTLPPEIVEKTRDKYREAYERITGQPFEVPAPSRG; translated from the coding sequence ATGCCCGAACTGCTCAGCACGTTCGTTCCCGGCCTGGGCGAACCCCGACGGGGGAAAGTCCGCGAGGTGTACGATCTCGGCGATTCCCTTCTGATCGTCGCCACCGACCGCATCTCGGCGTTCGACGTCGTGATGGCCAACGGGATTCCCGACAAGGGCCGCATCCTCAACCAGATGAGCGCCTTCTGGTTCGATCGTTTGGGCGACGTATGTCCACATCATGTGCTGAGCACCGACGACGGGGTCATTGCCCGCCGAATCGGCTACGACGATCCGGAGCTTCACGGACGCACCACCCTTGCCAAGAAGGCGCGCCCCCTGACCATCGAGTGCGTCGCACGCGGGTACCTTGCCGGCTCGCTGTTCAAGGAGTACCGCGCCCACGGCGGACGCATCCACGGCCTGGACCTGCCTCCGGGCGTCCTCGAGAGCGGCGCGCTTCCCGAGCCCATCTTCACCCCGGCCACCAAGGCCCAAGAAGGGCACGACGAGAACATCTCCTTCGACGAGGCCGTGGACCGGGTGGGACGAGAAACCGCGGAGACGGTTCGGGATTGGACGCTCGAGCTGTTTCGCCGGGCGAGCGCGCACGCGGCCAACCAGGGCCTGATCCTCGCCGACACGAAGTTCGAGTTCGGAGAGACCGACGACGGCCTCCTTTGGATCGACGAAGCCCTGACGCCGGATAGTTCCAGATTTTGGGACGTTTCCCTGTACAAACCGGGCGGACCACAGCCGAGCTACGACAAGCAGTTCGTCCGCGATTACCTCGAGACCCTCACGTGGGACAAACGCCCGCCAGGCCCCACGCTGCCCCCGGAAATCGTCGAGAAGACGCGCGACAAGTACCGCGAGGCGTACGAGCGCATCACGGGCCAACCCTTCGAAGTCCCCGCCCCATCCCGAGGCTAA